A window of the Tunturibacter empetritectus genome harbors these coding sequences:
- a CDS encoding NADPH-dependent FMN reductase, whose protein sequence is MVVAVLLGSVRSARMGDRAAKWVIAELEKRGHEAVLVDAAELKLPLLDKMWKEIKKDPPAKYAKLKEKLAPLAKLYARADGFCMVSAGYNHSIPPGLTNLIDYFLEEYYFRPSAIVCYSAGTYGGVRAAMQLRALLPEVGMPSIPSLQPIPSIGSSLSKDGVALTQELAEKSGKFFEEFEWYMRAMKAERVKGVPH, encoded by the coding sequence ATGGTGGTTGCGGTGTTGCTGGGGTCGGTGAGGAGTGCTCGGATGGGCGATCGCGCTGCGAAGTGGGTGATTGCGGAGCTGGAAAAACGGGGACATGAGGCGGTTCTGGTTGATGCTGCGGAGTTGAAGCTGCCGCTGCTGGACAAGATGTGGAAGGAGATCAAGAAAGATCCTCCGGCCAAGTATGCGAAGTTGAAGGAGAAGCTCGCTCCTTTGGCGAAGCTGTATGCGCGGGCAGATGGATTTTGCATGGTGAGCGCGGGGTATAACCACTCCATTCCGCCGGGGCTGACTAATTTGATCGACTACTTTCTGGAGGAGTACTACTTCCGGCCTTCGGCGATTGTGTGCTACTCGGCTGGGACGTATGGCGGGGTGAGGGCTGCGATGCAACTTAGAGCGCTGCTGCCTGAGGTGGGGATGCCGTCGATTCCTTCGCTGCAACCGATTCCGTCGATTGGAAGCTCGCTGAGCAAGGATGGGGTGGCCCTTACACAGGAGCTGGCGGAGAAGAGCGGGAAGTTCTTCGAGGAGTTTGAATGGTACATGCGGGCGATGAAGGCGGAGCGGGTGAAGGGTGTGCCTCACTAG
- a CDS encoding EthD domain-containing protein: protein MTILLRRKPEMSHDEFVTYHRKNHAPLFLSLEEVKQHVRRYVQCHATGEQLPGLPDNHIDGSTELWFDDLTGLAGVFQSPNYMATIRPDEEKFLDLHACEFLVGVENEVIPALHA from the coding sequence ATGACCATCCTTCTTCGCCGCAAGCCGGAGATGAGCCATGACGAGTTCGTCACCTATCATCGCAAGAATCACGCACCGCTGTTCCTCTCCCTCGAAGAAGTGAAACAGCATGTGCGACGCTATGTCCAATGCCACGCAACCGGCGAACAGCTTCCAGGTCTGCCTGACAACCACATCGACGGATCTACCGAGCTTTGGTTTGACGATCTCACTGGCCTGGCAGGCGTCTTCCAGTCTCCCAATTACATGGCAACGATTCGTCCGGATGAAGAGAAGTTCCTTGATCTGCACGCCTGTGAGTTTCTGGTCGGTGTCGAGAACGAAGTCATTCCCGCACTGCACGCATAA